Proteins encoded by one window of Pseudomonas tructae:
- a CDS encoding glutathione S-transferase, protein MILYSFRRCPWAMRARLALRYADCPVEIREVSLKAKPAELLALSPKGTVPVLSTGDLILEESLEIMRWALARHDPQDWQLVADPQAAQAADALIERNDREFKAQVNLYKYAERYPQHSREEYRAQAETWLAELDERLAQQAFLFADHPSLADAALLPLLRQFAGVEPQWFAQAPYPHLRAWLHGWLESPLFKAIMVQ, encoded by the coding sequence ATGATCCTCTACTCGTTCCGCCGCTGCCCCTGGGCCATGCGTGCGCGGCTGGCCCTGCGCTACGCCGACTGCCCGGTGGAAATTCGCGAAGTCAGCCTCAAGGCCAAGCCGGCCGAACTGCTGGCGCTATCGCCCAAGGGCACGGTGCCGGTGTTGAGTACTGGTGACCTGATACTGGAGGAAAGCCTGGAGATCATGCGCTGGGCCCTGGCCCGGCATGACCCGCAGGACTGGCAACTGGTGGCCGACCCGCAGGCGGCGCAGGCTGCCGATGCGCTGATCGAGCGCAATGATCGCGAGTTCAAGGCGCAGGTCAATCTGTACAAATATGCTGAGCGCTACCCGCAGCACTCCCGGGAAGAGTACCGGGCACAGGCTGAAACCTGGCTGGCCGAGCTGGATGAGCGCCTGGCGCAGCAGGCCTTTCTGTTCGCCGACCACCCAAGCCTGGCTGATGCGGCGTTGCTGCCGTTGCTGCGCCAGTTCGCCGGGGTGGAGCCACAGTGGTTCGCCCAGGCGCCCTACCCGCACCTGCGGGCATGGCTGCACGGTTGGCTGGAGTCGCCGCTGTTCAAGGCGATCATGGTGCAGTGA
- a CDS encoding lactonase family protein — translation MTRLLKNLLIASSMSLILSAQAHDLLVGSYTAGSSEGIYRYRFNSDSGQIEPTPLQVLKSENPSWLTLSVDRRLLFAVNENGGGNGQVSSFAIAKDGSLKALNQVPSQGDEPTHSSLSHDQRYLFVANYGVQPAPGGSLSVLPVDRQGRLQASVQQYRHAPSGVDPQRQTGPHVHSVVSSDNGKYVFASDLGADKVFVYRYDGASPSQPLSAVEPVDLPPGSGPRHLLFDRDGKHAYLTLEMSAQVVAFDYRNGKLLELQRLPLTEQTDASAKAAGALHLSADGRFLYVSNRGTANELLVFAVDDKTGKLMQVQRRSVEGDHPREFTLDPTGKFLLVANQKSNQIVVLRRDPRTGLLGDTVQKLAQDAPSDLKFVN, via the coding sequence ATGACGCGCCTGCTGAAGAACCTGCTGATCGCCAGTAGCATGAGCCTGATTCTCTCGGCCCAGGCCCACGACCTGCTGGTCGGCAGCTACACCGCAGGTAGCAGCGAAGGGATCTACCGCTATCGCTTCAACAGTGACAGCGGCCAGATCGAGCCCACGCCGCTGCAGGTACTCAAGAGCGAAAACCCTTCCTGGCTGACCCTGTCGGTGGACAGGCGCCTGCTGTTCGCGGTCAATGAGAACGGTGGCGGCAACGGCCAGGTCAGCAGCTTCGCCATCGCCAAGGATGGCAGCCTCAAGGCCCTGAACCAGGTGCCAAGCCAGGGCGATGAGCCGACCCACTCCAGCCTCAGCCATGACCAGCGCTACTTGTTTGTCGCCAACTATGGCGTGCAGCCCGCGCCGGGTGGCAGCCTGAGTGTGCTGCCGGTGGACCGGCAAGGCCGTCTGCAGGCTTCGGTGCAGCAGTACCGGCACGCGCCCAGTGGCGTCGATCCGCAGCGCCAGACCGGGCCTCACGTGCATTCGGTGGTGTCATCCGACAACGGCAAGTATGTGTTTGCCAGCGACCTGGGCGCCGACAAGGTGTTTGTCTACCGCTATGACGGCGCGAGCCCCAGCCAGCCACTGAGCGCCGTCGAACCGGTAGACCTGCCACCGGGCAGTGGGCCGCGCCATCTGCTGTTTGACCGTGACGGCAAGCATGCCTACCTGACCCTGGAAATGAGCGCGCAGGTGGTGGCTTTCGATTATCGCAATGGCAAGCTGCTGGAGCTGCAGCGCCTGCCACTGACCGAGCAGACCGATGCTTCGGCCAAAGCTGCGGGTGCCTTGCACTTGTCGGCTGACGGGCGCTTTCTGTATGTCAGCAACCGCGGTACGGCCAATGAATTGCTGGTGTTTGCCGTCGATGACAAGACCGGCAAGCTGATGCAGGTGCAGCGACGCAGTGTCGAAGGGGATCACCCTCGGGAATTCACCCTCGACCCCACCGGCAAGTTCCTGCTGGTAGCCAACCAGAAGAGCAACCAGATCGTGGTATTGCGCCGCGATCCACGCACCGGCCTGTTGGGCGATACCGTGCAGAAGTTGGCCCAGGATGCCCCGTCAGACTTGAAGTTCGTCAACTGA
- a CDS encoding DUF5629 family protein encodes MTTLSQALESCDMLLIDGLHAFDFTFDNTGLRIELMDGRALKKWSFTPEQIGAARLEGADWLIAADTGEHRLVCIDAIRASEENDDDAPAEEPADRQ; translated from the coding sequence ATGACAACCCTCTCCCAAGCCCTCGAATCCTGCGACATGCTCCTGATCGACGGCCTGCACGCCTTTGACTTCACGTTCGATAACACCGGCCTGCGCATCGAGCTGATGGACGGCCGCGCCTTGAAGAAATGGTCTTTCACCCCCGAGCAGATCGGCGCCGCACGGCTGGAAGGGGCCGACTGGCTGATCGCGGCCGACACGGGCGAGCATCGGCTAGTCTGTATTGATGCCATTCGGGCCAGCGAAGAGAACGACGATGACGCGCCTGCTGAAGAACCTGCTGATCGCCAGTAG
- a CDS encoding efflux RND transporter permease subunit, protein MNQQQHHQDKATLLERLIFNNRPVVILICLLVSVFLFWQATQIRPSTSFEKMIPLEHPFIEKMLEHRNDLANLGNTVRISVEATDGDIFSKEYMETLRQVHDEVFYIPGVDRSGLKSLWSPSVRWTEVTEEGFAGGEVIPQTYNGSADSLDQLRNNVLKSGQVGRLVANNFKSSIIDIPLLESYPDPQDQGKLIKLDYQQFSHQLEEKIRDKFQAQNPHVKVHIVGFAKKVGDLIDGLMMVAMFFGIALVITWVLLYWFTWCIRSTIAVLITTLVAVVWQLGLMHAVGFGLDPYSMLVPFLIFAIGISHGVQKINGIALQSSDADNALTAARRTFRQLFLPGMIAILADAVGFITLLIIDIGVIRELAIGASIGVAVIVFTNLILLPVAISYVGISKKAIERSKKDATREHPFWRLLSNFASAKVAPVSIVLALLAFGGGLWYSQNLKIGDLDQGAPELRPDSRYNQDNAFIINNYSTSSDVLVVMVKTPTEGCSVHSTMAPIDELMWKMENTPGVQSAISLVTVSKQMIKGMNEGNLKWESLSRNPDVLNSSISRADGLYNADCSLAPVLIFLNDHKAETLDRAVKAVQEFADTHNKEGLEFLLAAGNAGIEAATNEVIKSAELTILILVYICVAVMCMITFRSFAATLCIVLPLVLTSVLGNALMAFMGIGVKVATLPVVALGVGIGVDYGIYIYSRLESFLRAGLPLQEAYYQTLKSTGKAVLFTGLCLAIGVCTWIFSAIKFQADMGLMLTFMLLWNMFGALWLLPALARFLIKPEKMVGKEGGSIFAH, encoded by the coding sequence ATGAATCAGCAGCAACACCATCAGGACAAGGCGACCTTGCTTGAACGCCTGATCTTCAACAACCGCCCGGTGGTGATTCTCATCTGCCTGCTGGTCAGTGTGTTCCTGTTCTGGCAGGCCACGCAGATACGCCCGTCCACCAGCTTCGAGAAAATGATCCCGCTCGAGCATCCCTTCATCGAGAAGATGCTCGAACACCGCAATGACCTGGCCAACCTCGGCAACACCGTGCGCATTTCGGTGGAGGCCACCGATGGCGACATCTTCAGCAAGGAGTACATGGAAACCCTGCGTCAGGTGCATGACGAGGTGTTCTACATTCCCGGCGTCGACCGTTCCGGCTTGAAGTCGCTGTGGAGCCCCAGCGTGCGCTGGACCGAAGTGACCGAGGAGGGCTTTGCCGGGGGTGAAGTGATCCCGCAGACCTACAACGGTTCTGCCGACAGCCTCGACCAGTTGCGCAACAACGTGCTCAAGTCCGGGCAGGTCGGGCGGCTGGTGGCCAACAACTTCAAGTCGAGCATCATCGACATCCCGCTGCTGGAGTCCTACCCGGACCCGCAGGACCAGGGCAAGCTGATCAAGCTCGACTACCAGCAGTTCTCCCACCAGCTGGAAGAGAAGATCCGCGACAAGTTCCAGGCCCAGAACCCCCATGTGAAGGTGCATATTGTCGGCTTCGCCAAGAAGGTCGGCGACCTGATCGATGGCCTGATGATGGTGGCGATGTTCTTCGGTATCGCCCTGGTGATCACCTGGGTGCTGCTGTACTGGTTCACCTGGTGCATCCGCAGCACCATCGCCGTGCTGATCACCACCCTGGTGGCGGTGGTCTGGCAGTTGGGGCTGATGCATGCGGTGGGCTTCGGCCTTGACCCGTACTCGATGCTGGTGCCGTTCCTGATTTTCGCCATCGGCATCTCCCACGGGGTGCAGAAGATCAACGGCATCGCCTTGCAGTCCAGTGATGCCGACAACGCCCTGACCGCTGCGCGGCGAACCTTCCGGCAATTGTTCCTGCCGGGGATGATCGCCATCCTGGCCGACGCTGTGGGCTTCATCACCCTGTTGATCATCGACATCGGCGTGATCCGCGAGCTGGCCATTGGCGCTTCGATCGGTGTGGCGGTGATCGTCTTTACCAACCTGATCCTGCTGCCGGTGGCAATTTCCTATGTCGGCATCAGCAAGAAGGCCATCGAGCGCAGCAAGAAGGATGCGACCCGCGAGCATCCGTTCTGGCGCCTGCTGTCGAACTTTGCCAGTGCCAAGGTGGCGCCGGTGTCCATTGTCCTGGCCTTGCTGGCCTTCGGTGGCGGCCTCTGGTACAGCCAGAACCTGAAGATCGGCGACCTCGACCAGGGCGCGCCGGAGCTGCGTCCGGACTCGCGCTACAACCAGGACAACGCCTTCATCATCAACAACTACTCGACCAGCTCCGACGTGCTGGTGGTCATGGTCAAGACGCCGACCGAAGGCTGCTCGGTGCACTCGACCATGGCGCCGATCGACGAACTGATGTGGAAGATGGAAAACACCCCGGGGGTGCAGTCGGCGATTTCCCTGGTGACCGTGTCCAAGCAGATGATCAAGGGCATGAACGAGGGCAACCTGAAATGGGAAAGCCTGTCGCGCAACCCGGACGTGCTCAACAGCTCGATCTCCCGTGCGGACGGCCTGTACAACGCCGACTGCTCGTTGGCGCCGGTGCTGATCTTCCTCAACGACCACAAGGCCGAGACCCTCGATCGGGCGGTCAAGGCGGTGCAGGAGTTTGCCGACACCCACAACAAGGAAGGCCTGGAGTTCCTGCTCGCGGCCGGTAACGCCGGTATCGAGGCGGCCACCAACGAAGTGATCAAGTCGGCCGAGCTGACCATCCTGATCCTGGTGTACATCTGCGTAGCGGTGATGTGCATGATCACCTTCCGTTCCTTTGCCGCGACGCTGTGCATCGTCCTGCCGCTGGTGCTGACCTCGGTGCTGGGCAACGCCCTGATGGCCTTCATGGGCATCGGCGTCAAGGTTGCGACCTTGCCGGTGGTGGCGTTGGGCGTGGGCATCGGCGTGGACTATGGCATCTACATCTACAGCCGCCTGGAGAGCTTCCTGCGCGCCGGGCTGCCGCTGCAGGAAGCCTACTACCAGACCCTCAAGTCCACCGGCAAGGCGGTGTTGTTCACCGGCCTGTGCCTGGCCATCGGCGTGTGCACCTGGATCTTCTCGGCGATCAAGTTCCAGGCCGACATGGGCCTGATGCTGACCTTCATGCTGCTGTGGAACATGTTCGGCGCGCTGTGGCTGCTGCCGGCGCTGGCGCGGTTCCTGATCAAGCCGGAGAAAATGGTCGGCAAGGAGGGTGGTTCGATTTTCGCTCATTGA
- a CDS encoding WD40/YVTN/BNR-like repeat-containing protein produces MTEPYVAGSGGAARARPWALAASGLLVLAMGLWTGTVEAAASETPDYSTPSDKAQKSLLLDVAKAGSRLVTVGDRGHILFSDDQGKTWTQAKVPTRQLLTAVYFVDDKHGWAVGHDAQILASIDGGATWSKQFEDLSREAPLLDVWFKDTQHGLAVGAYGALLETTDGGQSWNDVGERLDNEDQLHLNGIAMVKDAGLFIVGEQGSMFRSSDDGQTWEKLEGPYEGSLFGVTGTAQPRTLLAYGLRGNLYRSSDFGDSWQQIELKATRGSLEFGLASATLLDDGSLVLVGNGGSVLRSSDDGQTFSVYNRADRIALAGVSGRNGEGLILVGQGGVHLASAQGAEGVQP; encoded by the coding sequence ATGACCGAGCCTTACGTGGCAGGTAGTGGCGGCGCAGCGCGCGCGCGCCCATGGGCATTGGCCGCCAGCGGATTGCTGGTGCTGGCGATGGGGTTGTGGACCGGCACGGTCGAGGCCGCTGCAAGCGAGACTCCGGACTATTCCACCCCGTCGGACAAGGCGCAAAAAAGCCTGTTGCTGGATGTCGCCAAGGCTGGCTCGCGCCTGGTCACCGTCGGTGATCGTGGCCATATCCTGTTTTCCGATGACCAGGGCAAGACCTGGACCCAGGCCAAAGTGCCGACCCGGCAACTGCTCACGGCCGTTTACTTCGTCGATGACAAGCACGGTTGGGCCGTGGGTCACGACGCGCAGATCCTCGCAAGCATCGACGGTGGCGCCACCTGGAGCAAGCAATTCGAAGACCTTTCGCGCGAAGCGCCGTTGCTCGATGTCTGGTTCAAGGACACCCAGCATGGCCTCGCGGTGGGCGCTTATGGCGCATTGCTCGAAACCACCGACGGTGGCCAGAGCTGGAACGATGTCGGCGAGCGGCTGGACAACGAAGACCAGCTGCACCTCAACGGCATCGCCATGGTGAAAGACGCCGGCCTGTTCATTGTCGGCGAGCAGGGCAGCATGTTCCGTTCAAGCGATGACGGCCAGACCTGGGAAAAGCTCGAAGGCCCTTATGAAGGCTCGCTGTTCGGTGTCACCGGCACTGCTCAGCCACGCACCTTGCTGGCCTACGGCTTGCGCGGCAACTTGTACCGTTCCAGCGATTTTGGCGATAGCTGGCAACAGATCGAATTGAAGGCTACGCGCGGCAGCCTCGAATTTGGCCTGGCAAGCGCTACGCTTCTCGATGATGGCAGCCTGGTACTCGTGGGCAATGGCGGCAGCGTGCTGCGCAGCAGCGATGACGGCCAGACCTTCAGCGTGTACAACCGCGCTGACCGCATCGCCTTGGCGGGTGTCAGCGGTCGTAACGGCGAAGGCCTGATCCTGGTCGGCCAGGGTGGCGTGCACCTGGCCTCGGCCCAGGGCGCCGAAGGAGTGCAGCCATGA